The genomic region GGCGAGCGCGCCGAGCGCGCCCTTGCCGGCGATCCCGCTCATCCGCAGGCCGTGGAAGCGCACCCACTCGCCCTCGCGCGGCACGACGCGCTCTTCCAGCCGCCCGGCCGCGCCGAGGTACAGCACGCGCGTGTCGGGCTCGGCGCGGCGGAACTCGCGGGCGACCGCGAGCCCCGGGAAGATGTGCCCCCCGGTCCCGCCGCCGGCCACCGCCAGCCCGAAGCCCCGCGCCGCCATCGCCGCCTCCCTCACCGCACCTGCGGCGTGACGCCGTGGCGCGAGATGTTGAGGAGCACACCCACCGCGACGAGGCTCGCCACGAGCGACGTCCCGCCGTAGCTGAGGAACGGCAGCGTCAACCCCTTCGTCGGCAGCAGGCCGGCCACGACCATGATGTTGATGACGGCCTGGAGGAAGAGGCAGAAGGTCAGACCGAAGGCGAGGTAGGTGCCGAAGAGGTCCGGGGCCCGCAGCGCGATGCGCATCCCGCGCCAGAGTATGGCGCCGAAGAGCGCGACCACCAGCACGAGGCCGAGGAAGCCCAGTTCCTCGCCGATGACCGCGAGGATGAAGTCGGTGTGCGGGGCCGGCAGGAAGAACAGCTTCTGGCGGCTCGCCGCCGGGCCGGTGCCGGCGACGCCGCCGCGGCCGAGCGCGAGGAACGCCTGCACCGTCTGGTACCCCTTGCCGCGCGCGGCGCTCCAGGGGTCGAGGAAGGTCTGGACCCGGTGCCACTGGTAGGGGTTGAAGTAGAGCGAGACCGCGACCGCCGCCGCGCCGACCCCGCCGCCGATCAGGAGGTTCCTGATCCGCAGGCCCCCGACGAAGAGCAGCGCGCCGAGCGAGGCCGCGAGGGTGATCGTGGTCCCGAGGTCGGGCTCGAGCATGATCAGGCCGAGGGCGCCGCCGACGATGGCCAGCTCCGGGATGATCGCCTTGGCCCCGTCGCGCAGGAAGCGCTCGCGCTTGGCCGCGAGGACGGCGGAGAGAAAGACCATGAGGCCGAGCTTGGCCAGCTCGGAGGGCTGGAAGTCCAGGGGGCCGAACCCCATCCAGCGGCGCACGCCGCCCTTGAGGTGCCCGAAGGGCGGGACGAGCACCGCGACCAGCAGGAGCAGGACGGCGCCGGCGGCCGGCAGGGCCCAGCGGCGGTACGCGCGGTAGTCGACGCGGTAGACGACGGCGAGCGCGGCGCCGCCGACGGCGGCCCAGACGAGCTGGCGCACGAGGAAGTGGTACTGGGGCTTGTGCTCGCGCACCGCGACGAAGGCGCTGGCGCTGTAGATCATGACGATGCCGAGCACGACGAGGACGATGACCGGCAGCGCCAGCCACACGTCCGGCAGAGACTTGCGCGGCATCAGCCCACCCTCTCTCTTTCAACTGCCGCCGGGGCCGCGCACATCGATACGCTGGTCGTGAAGAGGCGGAGCGGGGACGGGGCGGCGCCGTGCGGCCGCTGAACTGCGCGCTCGTGTCCGTGCGGGCCCCGACCCGGGGGCGCCTGTTCCCTTTTGCCGCGCCCTGGCGCGCACGGCATCCGCAAGCACTCACCGGCTGGCGCGACAGCCCAGTCGCCGGCACCTGGTGACTTCACTGACCCGGCCGGCGACTGATGGCCGGTCACAGGCGCCCCCGGGCCGGTGCCCTGAAGACAGTGAGGGCACGGTCCAAAGCGAGGGCGGGGCGGTGACGGGCGGCCGCATTGCGGAGCGCGAGGGAACCGCAGCGGCCGGGCCGGAGCGTCCCCGCAGGGGCGAAACGCATTGTTTGAGCCCCGCAGGGGCGAGTTATGCGTTTCGAGCGCAGGGCCGG from bacterium harbors:
- a CDS encoding glycosyltransferase, which gives rise to MAARGFGLAVAGGGTGGHIFPGLAVAREFRRAEPDTRVLYLGAAGRLEERVVPREGEWVRFHGLRMSGIAGKGALGALA
- the ftsW gene encoding putative lipid II flippase FtsW, whose amino-acid sequence is MPRKSLPDVWLALPVIVLVVLGIVMIYSASAFVAVREHKPQYHFLVRQLVWAAVGGAALAVVYRVDYRAYRRWALPAAGAVLLLLVAVLVPPFGHLKGGVRRWMGFGPLDFQPSELAKLGLMVFLSAVLAAKRERFLRDGAKAIIPELAIVGGALGLIMLEPDLGTTITLAASLGALLFVGGLRIRNLLIGGGVGAAAVAVSLYFNPYQWHRVQTFLDPWSAARGKGYQTVQAFLALGRGGVAGTGPAASRQKLFFLPAPHTDFILAVIGEELGFLGLVLVVALFGAILWRGMRIALRAPDLFGTYLAFGLTFCLFLQAVINIMVVAGLLPTKGLTLPFLSYGGTSLVASLVAVGVLLNISRHGVTPQVR